The Ziziphus jujuba cultivar Dongzao chromosome 12, ASM3175591v1 sequence aaaaataaatgagagaaaagaagaaaagagacgGGCCAAACATTAACATCGGGGTATAttaaaggaggagagagaaattcgTCGTTATCAGAGACTTAATACAAGAGGTTCATTTGTATGTTAAAGTGCTGCTGGAAGTCTGATAGAAATTATCATCGTTGAACAAAAGGAcggtaaaatataaaaagaagacGTGCCTTGGATTGGCTAAAGGAAACTTCCTACGAATTTGGTCAAATGCAAATGTTTGACCAACGACAGAAAGATCTAGCACCATGTAATAGTGGTCTTATGTGAAGCAATTCCTACGTCATTCAATACGCATTGCATCTTGCGTCTATAACGGTGTTAGTAACTAtggcaaaaaaaattatgtatatagtcTCACTcaaatcccaaaaaataaatgatgataataataataatttttttttcttttttttttttaattttctggtGTGTGTTTTGGGGGGAGAAAAGGGGTGGTTAGGGAAGAGCGGTCACTCCCCAAAGCAAACAAAACCCAATAAATGATTTTGGTATAGAATATGAAATTGAACTTAATCAAAAACCTAGCAATATATCGTGATTTgggtacacatatatatatatatatatcaagaaaattcaacattttcttcaacaatatatatatatatatatatatatgcaaattcctttatatatgtatatatatatatatgtatgtatatataaagagaaCCGACACTTAAGCCACTTTAACTACAGTTGTGTGAGGTTGAAAATGGACAGTAGATGTTTTCCTATAGCAAAAGAAAAGGATACACCAATTCTAAAACAATAACAGAACAGGAACAAGTACATTGCCTCTCAGTAAAATTATCACAATTCATAAGAAAGTAAACCGTAAGTCAAAGGTATAACTTGCGGTTATAAACAAAGGATAAGAGCAAAAAGAAACGGTTTCGTTTGATTATACATAAAAGGACGAACGACAAGACTTAATTGCATAACCTAGCCAAAAATGGTGGTCTGCTAGCTTTTTCCTAGTCTTGTTAAGAACTTTTCCATTATGAAGAGGTCGAAGGAAGGCCAAACAACTTCATAAAATAATGTTTAGCTTTAAGAGGGAGTCTTGAGGGGAATTTTGACTGTAGGTAGGAAGAAGTCCAATCTGCCGCTTGGGTCTTCCATATATCAAATAGCCAAAATGTAATATTGAggttgattattttattttatttcgtcTTATGATAATGCTTTATGGTCCCGTTACtgttatatgatttttttaacaaaattaattctGTTGCTCTATTTTGGgtccaaatttttgttttttcatttgtcATTGAGTTTGGTGTAATAAGCCTCTTATACTTGCATCATGAGATTGTGGATTTTAGATGACtcttcccttttcctttttagagtaaaattattataatgtgGCACTATTGATGATGATcacataattttcaattgggtttacttaattatatttttattttttaagctaaaaacttaatatagaaaaataagctTTTTGCAATTTCGACCATAAATGGTGAGAACTACAAAGATATTTTGTATaaccaacaaacaaaaaaaaaaaaaaaaagaagaagaagatattttgTAGTATaaactatgaaaaataataaattttggatTCAATTAGATCTGCATGAAATctcattctttttaatttaaatttaaaatatattataatattttataaaagataaaaaaaattttctcttgTATGATAAAGTGACATAACATTAATGATTTTttgctaatttttattttttatttgattaaagttttaaaaactataTACTAAGTTCataattattatgtattatGTCCATGCTTACTACTAAATTCATTGATGCTATTCATGGAGATTTTgtaaaaattctattaaaaaaaaagtttaagacgattgattttttttttaagattaaataCAGTTAATAATTCATGATCTAACATGTAGTGAATAAAAACTTCATTTTGAATTGTgttatgaaatataaattttagctATAAAATGCAAGCTATATGATCAGCCATCTACCAAAAAACCTAATATGAACAGCTATATATTTGAAGTCTCTTCGCATTTATGAGGTTTATATGCATATGATATGTGATCAAATGGATTTATTGTACtggaaaaattttgaataaagacGGTATGTATATCTAgctttcatataaaaaaaaaaataataattgacacATAACATTCCTTAAAGCAAaagtctttaatttaatttaattttttataatagcaAAAGGCTACAGTTTAAGAACATGATTTCGAAAGGCTTAATTTGGTCGGTCCAAAATTAATTAAGAGGTttggatttttgaaaatatttggtttggttttactaattaagtttcattaattcctgctcaaaaaattaaatttaactaATCGAACAAGAATTGCTCGTATTGTTAAGAATAAATAgtcgtaattttttttttttttttgggaaaaaaagtaaataatcgTAATAACTGTAACAAATAAGATAAGACAAGATTGCAATTTTGAGCATGTATAAGAAAcggataaattaaaaaatagaaaaaaaataagaataaacgaacagaaaataaacaaaataaaacgtAGGGGGAAAAAGACCGTGATGGGCCCAAAACCGTCGAAAAGGGGTAGAGCCGGTCGTTTTACGCGGCAATACATATGTAAATTGACTAAAATACCCTTGCGGCTGTTGGATGTTAGTCACCGAACTTTTTATGACGTTGGGTGAAGCTGAAGACTGGCTCTATATATAGAAGAAAGCAGAGAATTTTCTTACATTATAAAGAATcctcatttgaaaaaaaaaaaaaaaattaataataataataaatcagaaAACGCGGAGCTTCCAATccaataaaaaccaaaacaaaactccctttttttctttctttccgaTTCGTTCGCTTAATCAATCACGCGCTTTCGTAGTCATTTTCCAggtaagatttttcttttttcccattggattccttcactttctctctctttctctgatTTTTCTCTGAAACCTCTGATCCGCTGTCTTATCCAGCGTGATCTTGGGTTTCTAGGGCTCAAATTCACAACATCCTTTgggtttttttattctttcttaagAAAATTTTCCTGCATTTCTCACTCATTGAAAAAATTCTTTGGATTTTTGTTGGTGGTGAATTAGGAGGGGGTGTTTGTCTATTTGAGTCTTGGAGAAGCAATGAGCGATCATTTGGTGTTGTATGTGGACCGTTTGATTAGGCCTGTGGCTATGCAATCGGTGCCGGAACCGTCTGAGGTACCTTCTGGTTTGACGGTTGGAGGCGGTGAAAGCGGTGGTCAGGTTATGGACACAGCTGGACCGTCTTGCTTGGCAACAGACGAGAAGAGGTTGAAGCAAGACGATGGTTTGGATGATGAGGAGGAACCGCTGATTCAGGTGGCTGAATGCCGAATTTGCCAAGAGGAAGACGGCCTCAATAACTTGGAGACCCCTTGTGGTTGTAGTGGCAGCCTCaaggtatatttttattttcattcaaaaatttataaaaaaaataaaaacccgttattagtggattttttttttttttttaagtagtaataataataatcataataataatacgaagaagaagaagaagaagaagaaaatctgTGCGATCAGAATTTTTTCGAATTTAAAGTGTTATGGTGCATTCCGTTTCTTGAATATGAGCCTTTAGGagtacgtgtatatatatattttttattttaatctttttttattgacaATGGATGAATCGTGACATAACATTTGGGTTTATGGgacttctataaaaaaaaattcgggttTATGGGACGTGATAAGGGTGTTAACAACATTGAGGGGGAGTAAGGGCCCAAGACTGAGAATTAATAGTATGATTATATGGTATGAATTTAAGGGACTGTAAAAGAGATAGAAATTTGAAATATCTTTGCGATGTATTAAAGCTTATCAAGTTTCTATCATGTTCTATATATGCAGATTTATGGTGTCCGCtggatattttgttttcaatcaTTAGAGATGAACAGAGGTTATTtgatgaaaacaaaaagaaattattctATACAATTATTTATTCATCTTAGGGCTCAAGTTTTCTTCTATTTGATCGTTGCTTTCTTCATAATGTCACCTCACTGTGATAATTTTTCGTTATTATGCACTCTTATTATTCAACGgtctttttatgtatttattattgaaattaaaagagTTTGGTGCAATGGTCAGCCCATACCAATTAACTGTTGTTAAGGATATCTTCTACACAATTTCACTTTCAAAGACCCGTTAGAGCCACCAAGTTGTAATTGTAGCTGGAAGTCAGCTGTTTCTGTAGCTGTTTTCTGATCTTATATAAATGTAGTGTAATTAATTTGTCTCCTTATGTTATTTTGATCTTTGATGGACTTATTGCTGACAATTATTACTTTGTTCAGTATGCTCATAGGAAGTGTGTTCAGCACTGGTGCAATGAGAAAGGAGATATAATTTGTGAGATTTGCCATCAGGTAAGCTccttaatttgtttcttttttaatacTATGTATTGTTCCTTAAGATGTATATGATTAAAGTAGGTTTTCTGACTCCATTGTGACATGGTGCAAGTACGTATGGTTGACTGTGCTTGGCCTCTACCATGacataaggaatgaaaaagTAATGGGTGAATTATAATTGCTTCTACATCTTGACAACTAGATCTGGGGCATGGGTTGGGTCTCCATTTTTATGATGGCATCATATGTGCAGCTTACATATTTGTTTAgtcctttttagtttttaatcctTTCAAGTTATATTAAGATGCATGTTTACCTTTATCTGATGGTTATGTTGATTTTTCGCAGCCTTACCAGCCTGGTTATACTGCACCACCTCCACCGCCTCACCCTGAAGAAACCTCCATTGACATTGGGTATGCTACTCTGTTCCATGTGTTTCAAAAGGGTTTCAAAAGCTTTGGTGAAACTCTTCCATGTATCTCTGTTCCTTTTGAAAATAGTTCAAGTATAAAATTCCTTcatctatataatttaatatgtgAGAATGTTTTTAGTTATTTGATGATATATGTGGCATCTTTCTTGCAGCGGAGGCTGGACAATATCTGGAACTCCTGTGGAATTGGATCCACGACTTTTGGCAATTGCAGAGGCAGAAAGACATTTTTTGGAAGCCGAGTATGATGACTATGCTGCTTCCAATGCCAGTGGAGCTGCATTTTGCCGTGCTGCAGCCTTAATTGTAAGCCATATGCTTTTAATCCTTTACTCTAATGTTAGCGTTCATTCTCATTCATTCGGATTTCTTATTACAATATATTTCTGATTTTAAGCTGTTTTACCAGTTGATGGCCCTTCTGCTCTTGCGGCATGCATGGAATGTTTCAGATGATGATGCAGATGATGAGACATCTGCTTTTTTCTCTGTAAGTAGAATTgcattttacatttattttgatGAAGAGTGTGTAGCACTCTGGTAATTTCCACCAAGTTAATTGTATGGTTCATTCAAGCTGATAAATCAGTTGATGCTCTGCAGCTTTTCTTGCTTCGGGCTGCTGGGTTTCTTTTGCCGTGCTACATTATGGCTTGGGCCATCAGTATCTTACAGCGTCGTAGGCAAAGACAGGTCAGCTTTATCTTTCAGTTTTACTTTCATATCTGTTCTGTTATATAGTTTTGGGGACTAAAATATTGTGACATAATTTGGTAAAACAGGAGGCTGCAGCATTGGCAGCAACACAAGTAGCATTTGTTTTGCAATCAGGGCAGCGCAGAGGTCTGCAATTTGCAATAGCATCTGGTCCGTCAGGACCCTCGGTGACCCCGCACCAAGAAGCTGTTTGATTTTTGGTGGGGAGCGAGAACTCTTGATAGTTCAAgattgttgcatatatagagtGATTGAGC is a genomic window containing:
- the LOC107434339 gene encoding uncharacterized protein LOC107434339 isoform X1 produces the protein MSDHLVLYVDRLIRPVAMQSVPEPSEVPSGLTVGGGESGGQVMDTAGPSCLATDEKRLKQDDGLDDEEEPLIQVAECRICQEEDGLNNLETPCGCSGSLKYAHRKCVQHWCNEKGDIICEICHQPYQPGYTAPPPPPHPEETSIDIGGGWTISGTPVELDPRLLAIAEAERHFLEAEYDDYAASNASGAAFCRAAALILFYQLMALLLLRHAWNVSDDDADDETSAFFSLFLLRAAGFLLPCYIMAWAISILQRRRQRQEAAALAATQVAFVLQSGQRRGLQFAIASGPSGPSVTPHQEAV
- the LOC107434339 gene encoding uncharacterized protein LOC107434339 isoform X2, translating into MSDHLVLYVDRLIRPVAMQSVPEPSEVPSGLTVGGGESGGQVMDTAGPSCLATDEKRLKQDDGLDDEEEPLIQVAECRICQEEDGLNNLETPCGCSGSLKYAHRKCVQHWCNEKGDIICEICHQPYQPGYTAPPPPPHPEETSIDIGGGWTISGTPVELDPRLLAIAEAERHFLEAEYDDYAASNASGAAFCRAAALILMALLLLRHAWNVSDDDADDETSAFFSLFLLRAAGFLLPCYIMAWAISILQRRRQRQEAAALAATQVAFVLQSGQRRGLQFAIASGPSGPSVTPHQEAV